From one Streptomyces sp. ICC1 genomic stretch:
- a CDS encoding O-methyltransferase: MTKGNSTKITDELYQYMLAHIPPLDEVQRGLVATTYEVFPRSAGMQSAEEQGPLLAFLVRLTGARHIVEIGTFTGFSSLSMAQALPADGRLIACDVSEEWTAYAREAWAKAGVADRIELRIAPALQTLRAMPAEPHIDMAYVDADKESQIAYWEELVPRLRPGGLIVTDNTLYHGSVLDESATGAAAGVRAYNDHVAADARMESVMLTISDGLTLSRKR, encoded by the coding sequence ATGACCAAGGGCAACAGCACCAAGATCACAGATGAGCTCTACCAGTACATGCTGGCGCACATCCCCCCGCTGGACGAGGTCCAGCGGGGGCTGGTGGCCACGACCTACGAGGTGTTCCCGCGCTCGGCCGGCATGCAGTCGGCCGAGGAGCAGGGGCCGCTCCTGGCCTTCCTGGTCCGGCTGACCGGGGCCCGGCACATCGTGGAGATCGGCACCTTCACCGGCTTCTCCTCGCTGTCGATGGCCCAGGCGCTGCCCGCGGACGGCCGGCTCATCGCGTGCGACGTCTCCGAGGAGTGGACGGCGTACGCCCGCGAGGCCTGGGCGAAGGCGGGCGTCGCGGACCGCATCGAGCTGCGGATCGCGCCCGCGCTCCAGACGCTGCGCGCGATGCCGGCGGAGCCGCACATCGACATGGCGTACGTCGACGCGGACAAGGAGAGCCAGATCGCCTACTGGGAGGAGCTCGTGCCGCGGCTGCGCCCGGGCGGGCTGATCGTCACCGACAACACGCTCTACCACGGCTCGGTGCTGGACGAATCGGCGACGGGCGCGGCGGCGGGCGTCCGGGCCTACAACGACCACGTGGCGGCGGACGCCCGCATGGAGTCGGTCATGCTCACCATCTCCGACGGCCTGACCCTCTCGCGCAAGCGCTAG
- a CDS encoding sensor histidine kinase, translating to MNDQSEPPAPTGAGSGGRLARTSAVVRSVARDLLDLKSDPLPKMSRPRWLAWLPHVALVYLAAFFCSITLNQINDHYKVTGPSALLLSILVGLSVLVAMRRPLAGYWLGLSAAALVAWMIHDHVGQGQSWPWLPAGMFAFAPVLLLVALRVPPRVTVGAVAVAAVCTGLAEALFKPGQAGSSAPGAVLLFAFTGLLGYALRSTRLARTQLVEQETLTEEERARRTLLEERSRIARELHDVVAHHMSVISIQAQVAPYLVENPSEELKENLAGIRANALEALTELRRVLGVLRSEQPDDPGAPHHPQPTLAELDGLVDNVRGAGLDVTTEIAGVRRPLSPGVELTAYRIVQEALSNCLRYAPGSRVEVGLAYGPRELHLCVANSAPTRPVPPSPGAGHGLLGMRERAGMLGGELAAGPRPGGGYEVSAVLPVDPVSAGGGLPPAAGTKKEEEDS from the coding sequence GTGAACGATCAGAGCGAGCCCCCGGCCCCGACCGGTGCGGGCTCTGGTGGCCGCCTCGCCAGGACCTCGGCCGTGGTGCGGAGCGTGGCCCGGGACCTGCTCGACCTGAAGTCCGATCCGCTGCCGAAGATGTCGCGGCCGCGGTGGCTGGCCTGGCTCCCGCATGTGGCGCTCGTCTATCTCGCCGCGTTCTTCTGCTCGATCACCCTGAACCAGATCAACGACCACTACAAGGTGACGGGCCCCTCCGCCCTGCTGCTGTCGATCCTGGTCGGTTTGTCCGTCCTGGTCGCCATGCGGCGGCCGCTGGCCGGGTACTGGCTCGGCCTGAGCGCGGCGGCCCTGGTCGCCTGGATGATCCACGACCACGTCGGGCAGGGCCAGAGCTGGCCCTGGCTGCCCGCCGGGATGTTCGCCTTCGCCCCGGTGCTGCTGCTGGTGGCCCTGCGCGTACCGCCCCGGGTGACCGTCGGGGCCGTCGCCGTCGCCGCCGTCTGCACCGGGCTGGCCGAGGCCCTCTTCAAGCCCGGCCAGGCGGGCAGCAGCGCCCCCGGGGCCGTCCTCCTCTTCGCCTTCACCGGCCTCCTCGGGTACGCCCTGCGCTCGACGCGGCTGGCCCGCACCCAACTCGTCGAGCAGGAGACCCTCACCGAGGAGGAGCGCGCCCGGCGCACCCTGCTGGAGGAGCGCAGCCGGATCGCCCGCGAGCTGCACGACGTCGTGGCCCACCACATGTCGGTGATCTCCATCCAGGCTCAGGTGGCCCCCTACCTCGTGGAGAACCCGTCGGAGGAGCTCAAGGAGAACCTGGCCGGCATCCGCGCGAACGCCTTGGAGGCGCTGACGGAGCTGCGGCGCGTGCTCGGCGTCCTGCGCTCCGAGCAGCCGGACGATCCCGGCGCGCCCCACCATCCGCAGCCCACGCTGGCCGAGTTGGACGGCCTCGTGGACAACGTGCGGGGGGCAGGGCTGGATGTCACCACGGAGATCGCGGGCGTCCGCCGGCCACTGTCCCCGGGCGTGGAGCTCACCGCGTACCGGATCGTGCAGGAGGCGCTGAGCAACTGCCTGCGGTACGCACCGGGTTCCCGGGTGGAGGTCGGGCTCGCCTACGGGCCGCGCGAGCTGCACCTGTGCGTCGCCAACTCCGCGCCGACCCGGCCGGTCCCGCCGTCGCCCGGAGCGGGGCACGGGCTGCTGGGGATGCGGGAGCGGGCGGGCATGCTGGGGGGCGAGCTGGCCGCCGGCCCCCGCCCCGGTGGGGGGTACGAGGTGAGCGCCGTGCTTCCCGTCGACCCCGTGTCCGCGGGCGGCGGTCTCCCACCCGCCGCCGGCACGAAGAAGGAGGAGGAGGACTCATGA
- a CDS encoding bifunctional 4-hydroxy-2-oxoglutarate aldolase/2-dehydro-3-deoxy-phosphogluconate aldolase, translated as MEFGAALRQERLVAIVRGKDAEASFRTVMTLVEEGVPLVEVSLSGTGALDVIGRARKELGDAAWLGAGTVLTAEDAQRAAEAGANLMVTPGLGAGVVESVRQGLPVLAGVITPSEVIAADAAGAAALKLFPGTIGGPAYLRALRAPFPDLPFVPVGGVDAAAAAEYLSSGAVAVGVGAPLVGDAADGGDLDALRRRAAEFKAVCA; from the coding sequence ATGGAGTTCGGCGCAGCGCTGCGGCAAGAGCGGCTCGTCGCCATCGTCCGCGGCAAGGACGCCGAGGCGTCCTTCCGCACCGTCATGACCCTCGTCGAAGAGGGGGTGCCGCTCGTCGAGGTCTCGCTCAGCGGGACCGGTGCACTGGACGTCATCGGCCGGGCCCGCAAGGAGCTCGGCGACGCGGCATGGCTCGGGGCCGGCACGGTCCTGACCGCCGAGGACGCCCAGCGGGCGGCCGAAGCCGGGGCCAACCTGATGGTCACCCCGGGGCTCGGCGCCGGCGTGGTCGAATCGGTCCGGCAGGGACTGCCGGTGCTGGCCGGGGTCATCACCCCGTCCGAGGTCATCGCGGCCGACGCGGCGGGGGCCGCGGCGCTGAAGCTGTTCCCCGGCACGATCGGCGGACCGGCGTACCTGCGGGCGCTGCGCGCGCCCTTCCCCGACCTGCCGTTCGTGCCGGTCGGCGGGGTGGACGCGGCAGCCGCCGCCGAGTACCTGTCCTCCGGGGCGGTCGCGGTCGGAGTCGGCGCCCCACTGGTCGGGGACGCGGCCGACGGCGGGGACCTGGACGCGCTGCGGCGCCGGGCCGCCGAGTTCAAGGCGGTGTGCGCGTGA
- a CDS encoding acyltransferase — protein sequence MRSRKPHSRWSALADRIDAGTPAHRDRAVDALRAFAILGVVLGHWLVTALTSVDGGLRTTSPLAHMSALAPVSWVFQTLAVFFLVGGHVAAQGYESARGRGVSYGRWVGQRLGRLFRPVAAVLVLWTVAASGMLLGGVGTDTVHTLLKLVLSPLWFLLVFAVLTAATPLVSRLSPWWPLAAVAAVDVWRFGLDGPEWIGWVNVAAGWLVPYTLGAAWSRGAFSRRTPAALLLGGGVAATAALIIWGGYPASMVGVPGAAMSNLNPPTLAAVAFGLAQCGLALLLREQLARAMSRPRAWAKVALVNLSAMTVFLWHQTAMMAVTSLGLLVSSDLPGLHTVPDSGRWIAVRLLWLPVFAAALAVCWAAFRTYEQGGRRPEKRGPRGRSPQPVTASRIVASSMPAAGKTALAAADGPAAPRKEEVRA from the coding sequence ATGCGCTCGCGTAAGCCGCACTCCCGTTGGTCCGCCCTCGCGGACCGCATCGACGCCGGCACCCCCGCCCACCGGGACCGGGCCGTGGACGCTCTCAGGGCCTTCGCCATCCTCGGTGTCGTGCTGGGGCACTGGCTGGTCACCGCGCTCACCAGCGTCGACGGCGGCCTGCGGACCACCAGTCCGCTGGCCCACATGAGCGCACTGGCCCCGGTCTCCTGGGTGTTCCAGACCCTGGCCGTCTTCTTCCTCGTCGGCGGCCACGTCGCCGCCCAGGGGTACGAGTCGGCGCGTGGGCGCGGAGTCTCCTACGGCCGGTGGGTCGGGCAACGGCTGGGCAGGCTGTTCCGGCCCGTCGCCGCCGTCCTCGTCCTCTGGACCGTCGCGGCCTCGGGGATGCTGCTCGGCGGGGTCGGCACGGACACCGTCCACACCCTGCTCAAGCTCGTCCTCTCCCCCTTGTGGTTCCTGCTCGTCTTCGCCGTGCTCACCGCCGCGACCCCGCTCGTCTCCCGGCTCAGCCCCTGGTGGCCGCTGGCCGCCGTGGCCGCCGTCGATGTCTGGCGCTTCGGGCTCGACGGGCCGGAGTGGATCGGCTGGGTCAATGTGGCCGCCGGCTGGCTCGTCCCCTACACCCTGGGCGCCGCCTGGTCGCGGGGCGCGTTCTCCCGGCGCACCCCGGCGGCCCTGCTGCTGGGCGGCGGGGTCGCCGCCACGGCCGCGCTGATCATCTGGGGCGGGTACCCGGCGTCCATGGTCGGCGTCCCGGGGGCCGCGATGTCGAACCTGAACCCGCCGACGCTGGCCGCCGTCGCGTTCGGTCTGGCCCAGTGCGGGCTGGCGCTGCTGCTGCGGGAGCAGCTGGCCCGGGCGATGAGCCGGCCGCGCGCCTGGGCGAAGGTGGCCCTGGTGAACCTGTCCGCCATGACCGTCTTCCTGTGGCACCAGACCGCGATGATGGCCGTCACCTCCCTGGGGCTGCTGGTCTCCTCGGACCTGCCCGGGCTGCACACCGTGCCCGACTCTGGGCGCTGGATAGCCGTCCGGCTGCTCTGGCTGCCGGTGTTCGCGGCCGCGCTGGCCGTCTGCTGGGCCGCGTTCCGCACCTACGAGCAGGGCGGCCGCCGGCCCGAGAAGCGCGGCCCGCGCGGGCGTTCCCCGCAGCCGGTCACGGCCTCGAGGATCGTCGCCTCGTCCATGCCGGCCGCGGGGAAGACCGCGCTCGCCGCCGCCGATGGCCCGGCGGCGCCCCGGAAGGAGGAAGTCCGTGCCTAG
- a CDS encoding nuclear transport factor 2 family protein: MEPLKVVAQLWERIGARDWDGLAPLIAEDAVIEWPVSGERIVGRANFISVLSDEDYADERSVEVLRILGDGDLVVTEVEIPQDHVVYRAVSLWTVRGGEIVGAREYWTSPGQDPAPRWRAGYVEPLGEPLDGPVPGYPAPGPFPLSRMAD; the protein is encoded by the coding sequence ATGGAGCCGTTGAAGGTAGTGGCACAGCTGTGGGAGCGGATCGGGGCGCGCGACTGGGACGGGCTGGCTCCGCTGATCGCCGAGGACGCGGTGATCGAATGGCCCGTCAGCGGCGAACGCATCGTCGGGCGGGCCAATTTCATATCCGTCCTCAGCGATGAGGACTACGCGGACGAGAGATCCGTGGAAGTGCTGCGGATCCTCGGTGACGGCGATCTCGTCGTCACCGAGGTGGAGATACCCCAGGACCACGTCGTCTACCGCGCCGTCTCCCTGTGGACCGTGCGGGGCGGGGAGATCGTGGGCGCGCGGGAGTACTGGACGAGCCCCGGCCAGGACCCGGCCCCCCGCTGGCGCGCGGGGTACGTCGAACCGCTCGGCGAGCCGCTCGACGGCCCGGTGCCCGGCTACCCGGCTCCCGGCCCGTTTCCCTTGTCCCGGATGGCGGACTGA
- a CDS encoding PfkB family carbohydrate kinase, translating to MSGPGATPDVLTFGETTVALRGSGPLRLGGTMEVCVAGAESNVAIGLARLGHAVRWAGAVGADEAGELVLRTLRDEGVDVSGASLDDGGAPTGLMLAEPRTPEPTRVHYHRAGSAGSRLKACSLERAFTAAPPRVLHLTGITPALSRSARSAATMARCASRPSTRRWSAWTSTSGPASGTRRKRRRCSARGPLRWTS from the coding sequence GTGAGCGGGCCCGGCGCCACCCCCGATGTGCTGACCTTCGGGGAGACCACGGTCGCGCTGCGCGGCAGCGGGCCGCTGCGGCTGGGCGGGACCATGGAGGTCTGCGTGGCCGGCGCCGAGTCGAACGTCGCGATCGGGCTGGCCCGGCTCGGCCACGCGGTCCGCTGGGCGGGCGCGGTCGGCGCGGACGAGGCCGGCGAGCTGGTGCTGCGGACGCTGCGCGACGAGGGCGTCGACGTCTCCGGAGCCTCCCTCGACGACGGCGGGGCCCCGACCGGGCTGATGCTCGCGGAGCCGAGGACGCCGGAACCGACGCGGGTGCACTACCACCGCGCCGGCTCGGCGGGCTCCCGCCTCAAGGCCTGCTCGCTGGAGCGCGCCTTCACGGCGGCCCCGCCCAGGGTCCTGCACCTGACCGGCATCACCCCGGCGCTGTCCCGCTCGGCCCGCTCGGCGGCGACGATGGCACGCTGCGCCTCGCGGCCGAGCACTCGGCGCTGGTCTGCCTGGACGTCAACTTCCGGTCCCGCCTCTGGGACGCGGAGGAAGCGGCGTCGGTGCTCCGCGCGTGGGCCCCTTCGGTGGACGTCCTGA
- a CDS encoding alpha/beta hydrolase — protein sequence MSRRPTARPDSRRSGRPRRTLLAGLVAAAVVFPVSAAASPRIPAPAPAVLAETASFPDRYAANLANLSEAAGMAQDAGRSGRAAKLRAMEADGGARFLVFDGRGTGRATEVFGDLESADRITVLVPGSDTTLDTYQRFRTGAVALQQRLQAEHPRSAVVAWLGYDTPGTVSPSVLTTDRADEAAAELEPFLARLERITVADARLSLLCHSYGSVVCSRTGTGPKVTDVALFGSPGTGADSAGDLPTRARVWAGRGAGDWIANVPHVRVAGIGFGVDPVDPAFGALPFTAGSGGHSDYLKPGTESLDGLAGIVLGTSPAARPAPATAPVTAHVTAPATAHVTPSAVTAPEASHALA from the coding sequence ATGAGCCGCCGCCCCACCGCACGTCCCGACAGCCGCCGCAGCGGCCGTCCGCGCCGCACGCTGCTGGCCGGGCTCGTCGCCGCGGCCGTCGTGTTCCCCGTCTCCGCCGCCGCGTCTCCCCGGATACCCGCCCCGGCTCCCGCCGTTCTCGCCGAGACCGCCTCGTTCCCCGACCGGTACGCCGCGAATCTCGCGAACCTCTCCGAGGCCGCCGGGATGGCCCAGGACGCCGGCCGCAGCGGCCGTGCCGCGAAGCTGCGGGCCATGGAGGCGGACGGCGGCGCCCGGTTCCTCGTCTTCGACGGGCGCGGCACGGGCCGCGCGACAGAGGTCTTCGGCGACCTGGAGAGCGCCGACCGGATCACCGTCCTGGTCCCCGGTTCGGACACGACGCTGGACACCTACCAGAGGTTCCGTACCGGGGCGGTCGCTCTGCAGCAGCGCCTCCAGGCCGAGCATCCGCGCTCCGCCGTGGTCGCCTGGCTCGGGTATGACACCCCCGGCACGGTCAGCCCGTCCGTCCTGACCACCGACCGCGCGGACGAGGCCGCGGCGGAACTGGAGCCGTTCCTCGCCCGCTTGGAGCGCATCACCGTCGCGGACGCCCGGCTCTCGCTGCTCTGCCACTCCTACGGTTCCGTCGTCTGCTCCCGCACCGGGACAGGTCCCAAGGTCACCGATGTCGCACTGTTCGGCAGCCCCGGCACGGGGGCGGACTCCGCCGGGGATCTGCCGACCCGGGCCCGGGTCTGGGCCGGTCGGGGCGCCGGCGACTGGATCGCGAACGTCCCGCACGTCCGCGTCGCCGGCATCGGCTTCGGCGTGGATCCCGTGGACCCGGCCTTCGGCGCCCTTCCCTTCACGGCCGGCTCCGGCGGGCACAGCGACTACCTCAAGCCGGGCACCGAGTCCCTGGACGGCCTGGCCGGGATCGTGCTCGGCACCTCCCCGGCGGCCCGTCCCGCGCCCGCCACCGCGCCCGTCACCGCCCACGTCACGGCGCCCGCCACCGCGCACGTCACCCCGTCAGCCGTCACCGCTCCGGAGGCCTCCCATGCGCTCGCGTAA
- a CDS encoding phosphoribosyltransferase, translating into MEAVWSGTWVADRLGVSLEEGAGTGAGGPRLEELLGLALRRNPKRAHLLVSQVLGKHVPQSPAAVYAAGYGLGERVRELLGERGAASAVVLGYAETATGLGHCVADGLGLAPYLHSTRRPVPGVEPAGGFEEAHSHATSHLLLPEDPELLAGPGPLVLVDDEFSTGNTVLNTIRDLHARHPRGHYVVVALVDMRSPADRDRLTAFAADLGARVDLISLASGTVSLPEGVLEKGQALVEEYEEIRPLPGVPLDGVRGSSRSGVRGGAPAADPRVTTVALDWPAGIPDGGRHGFTPAHREALDAALPAMADRLTAALGAAPARVLVLGNEELMYAPLRLAQALEASGAAAEVRFSTTTRSPVLAVDDPGYAIRTRLVFPAHDAPADGPGDRYAYNVAGAAFDAVVAVVDSAGDTPELRAGLLAALAPHTGHVLLAVIPSYVPEPQEPSMTEPRREPLRGPAFSSYAAEDVGWLLQDFSDVELEAPTEEREEAIQAGGAHYAESLPVEYQPSPEYQRLYQSALTASAARMARAVGVVTETVLAERPHSLRHGRDPRPSPVLVSLARAGTPVGVLMRRWARARHGLDLPHYAVSIVRGRGIDANALRWLAAHHDPADVVFVDGWTGKGAISRELREALGEFEGFNPEIVVLADPGSCVETYGTREDFLIPSACLNSTVSGLVSRTVLRSDLVGPADFHGAKFYRELAGADVSVDFVDTVAAHFEEVAEAVDAEVKELLAADRTPTWVGWAAVERISEEYGIHDVNLVKPGVGETTRVLLRRVPWKILAQRGAGADLDHVRLLAQQRGVPVEEVDGLPYTCVGLIHPRFTRGATGADGKAVSAK; encoded by the coding sequence ATCGAAGCGGTGTGGTCGGGAACCTGGGTCGCGGACCGGCTGGGCGTCAGCCTGGAGGAGGGGGCGGGCACCGGGGCCGGCGGGCCGAGGCTCGAAGAGCTGCTCGGGCTCGCGCTGCGGCGCAACCCCAAGCGGGCGCACCTGCTGGTCTCGCAGGTGCTGGGCAAGCACGTCCCGCAGTCCCCGGCCGCCGTGTACGCCGCCGGGTACGGGCTCGGCGAGCGCGTCCGGGAGCTGCTGGGCGAGCGGGGGGCCGCCTCGGCGGTGGTCCTCGGCTACGCCGAGACCGCGACCGGGCTCGGCCACTGCGTCGCCGACGGCCTCGGCCTCGCCCCCTACCTGCACTCCACCCGCCGCCCCGTGCCCGGCGTGGAGCCCGCGGGCGGCTTCGAGGAGGCCCACTCGCACGCCACCTCGCACCTGCTGCTCCCCGAGGACCCGGAGCTGCTGGCTGGCCCGGGCCCGCTGGTCCTCGTCGACGACGAGTTCTCCACCGGCAACACGGTCCTGAACACCATCCGCGACCTGCACGCCCGCCACCCGCGCGGCCACTACGTCGTCGTCGCCCTCGTCGACATGCGCTCCCCGGCCGACCGCGACCGGCTCACCGCCTTCGCCGCCGACCTCGGCGCCCGGGTGGACCTGATCTCCCTCGCCTCCGGCACGGTCTCCCTCCCGGAGGGCGTCCTGGAGAAGGGACAGGCACTGGTGGAGGAGTACGAGGAGATCCGGCCCCTCCCGGGGGTCCCGCTGGACGGAGTCCGGGGGAGTTCGCGGAGCGGGGTCCGGGGCGGCGCCCCGGCAGCCGACCCGCGGGTCACCACGGTGGCCCTGGACTGGCCGGCCGGGATACCCGACGGCGGACGGCACGGCTTCACCCCCGCGCACCGCGAAGCGCTGGACGCGGCCCTGCCCGCCATGGCGGACCGGCTCACGGCCGCGCTCGGCGCGGCCCCCGCACGGGTCCTCGTACTCGGCAACGAGGAGCTGATGTACGCCCCGCTGCGCCTCGCGCAGGCCCTGGAGGCGTCCGGTGCGGCCGCCGAGGTCCGCTTCTCCACCACCACCCGCTCCCCGGTGCTCGCCGTCGACGATCCCGGCTACGCGATCCGCACCCGCCTCGTCTTCCCGGCCCACGACGCCCCCGCCGACGGCCCGGGCGACCGGTACGCGTACAACGTGGCGGGCGCCGCCTTCGACGCCGTCGTCGCCGTCGTGGACTCGGCCGGCGACACCCCCGAGCTCCGCGCCGGGCTCCTCGCGGCCCTCGCCCCGCACACCGGCCACGTCCTGCTGGCCGTCATACCGTCGTACGTCCCCGAACCGCAGGAGCCCTCCATGACCGAGCCCCGGCGCGAACCGCTGCGCGGCCCAGCCTTCTCCTCGTACGCCGCCGAGGACGTCGGCTGGCTCCTCCAGGACTTCTCCGACGTCGAGCTGGAAGCCCCGACGGAGGAGCGCGAGGAGGCCATACAGGCGGGCGGGGCCCACTACGCGGAGTCCCTGCCCGTCGAGTACCAGCCGTCCCCGGAGTACCAGCGGCTCTACCAGAGCGCGCTGACCGCCTCCGCCGCCCGCATGGCCCGCGCGGTCGGCGTGGTCACCGAGACCGTCCTCGCCGAGCGCCCCCATAGCCTTCGGCATGGGAGGGACCCCCGCCCCTCGCCCGTCCTCGTCTCCCTGGCCCGCGCCGGCACCCCGGTGGGGGTCCTGATGCGGCGCTGGGCCCGGGCCCGGCACGGCCTCGACCTGCCGCACTACGCCGTCTCCATCGTGCGCGGCCGCGGCATCGACGCCAACGCGCTGCGCTGGCTGGCCGCCCACCACGATCCGGCCGACGTGGTCTTCGTCGACGGGTGGACCGGCAAGGGCGCCATCAGCCGCGAGCTGCGCGAGGCCCTGGGCGAGTTCGAGGGCTTCAACCCGGAGATCGTGGTCCTCGCAGACCCCGGATCCTGCGTGGAGACCTACGGAACCCGCGAGGACTTCCTGATCCCGTCGGCCTGTCTCAATTCCACTGTTTCCGGACTGGTCTCGCGTACGGTTCTGAGGTCAGACCTGGTCGGTCCCGCCGACTTCCACGGCGCGAAGTTCTACCGCGAGCTCGCCGGAGCCGACGTCTCCGTCGACTTCGTCGACACCGTCGCCGCGCACTTCGAGGAGGTGGCCGAGGCCGTGGACGCCGAGGTCAAGGAGCTCCTCGCCGCCGACCGCACGCCGACCTGGGTGGGCTGGGCCGCGGTCGAGCGCATCAGCGAGGAGTACGGGATCCACGACGTGAACCTCGTCAAGCCGGGCGTCGGCGAGACCACGCGGGTCCTGCTGCGCCGGGTGCCGTGGAAGATCCTCGCGCAGCGCGGCGCCGGGGCCGACCTGGACCACGTACGACTCCTCGCGCAGCAGCGCGGGGTGCCGGTGGAGGAGGTCGACGGACTTCCCTACACGTGCGTGGGCCTCATCCACCCCCGTTTCACGCGCGGCGCCACGGGCGCCGACGGAAAGGCTGTGTCAGCCAAGTGA
- a CDS encoding HAD family hydrolase has product MTVLVASDLDRTLIYSAAALALTMPDPEAPRLLCVEVHESKPLSYMTETAAQLLVELSADPDVVFVPTTTRTRKQYQRIRFPGRPAAYAICANGGQLLVDGVPDRDWRRQVAARLAAESAPLEEMRAHLLSATDPAWLRKARVAEDLFAYLVVERDLVPPEWIKSLTEWAEARGWTISLQGRKIYAVPRPLTKSAAMREVARRTGATATLAAGDSLLDADLLLAADQGWRPGHGELADADWTAPHVTALAEKGVLAGEEIVRAFAREAAAVGTLGA; this is encoded by the coding sequence GTGACCGTCCTCGTAGCCAGTGACCTCGACCGCACGCTCATCTACTCCGCGGCCGCGCTCGCCCTGACCATGCCCGACCCGGAGGCCCCGCGGCTGCTGTGCGTCGAGGTGCACGAGAGCAAGCCGCTGTCGTACATGACGGAGACGGCGGCGCAGCTGCTGGTGGAGCTGTCGGCGGACCCGGACGTCGTGTTCGTCCCGACCACCACCCGCACGCGCAAGCAGTACCAGCGCATCCGCTTCCCCGGGCGGCCGGCGGCGTACGCGATCTGCGCCAACGGCGGCCAGCTCCTGGTGGACGGGGTCCCGGACCGGGACTGGCGCCGCCAGGTCGCGGCCCGGCTGGCCGCGGAGTCCGCCCCGCTGGAGGAGATGCGCGCACACCTGCTGTCCGCGACCGACCCGGCGTGGCTGCGCAAGGCGCGGGTCGCCGAGGACCTGTTCGCCTACCTGGTCGTGGAGCGGGACCTGGTCCCGCCGGAGTGGATCAAGTCGCTGACGGAATGGGCCGAGGCGCGCGGCTGGACGATCTCGCTGCAGGGCCGGAAGATCTACGCCGTCCCGCGCCCGCTGACCAAGAGCGCGGCCATGCGCGAGGTGGCCCGGCGTACGGGGGCCACGGCCACGCTCGCCGCCGGGGACTCGCTGCTGGACGCGGACCTGCTGCTCGCGGCGGACCAGGGCTGGCGCCCGGGCCACGGAGAGCTGGCCGACGCCGACTGGACGGCGCCGCACGTCACGGCGCTGGCCGAGAAGGGCGTGCTGGCCGGTGAGGAAATCGTGCGCGCATTCGCCCGCGAGGCGGCCGCGGTCGGCACACTGGGGGCATGA
- a CDS encoding zinc ribbon domain-containing protein encodes MPRYEYRCRTCEDTFEVSRPMAESSAPADCPAGHPDTVKLLSAVAVGGTSSAPAAPMGGGGGGGCCGGGGCG; translated from the coding sequence ATGCCCCGTTACGAATACCGCTGCCGGACCTGCGAAGACACCTTCGAGGTCAGCCGGCCCATGGCCGAGTCCTCCGCCCCCGCCGACTGTCCCGCCGGGCACCCCGACACCGTCAAACTGCTCTCCGCCGTCGCCGTGGGCGGGACGAGCAGCGCCCCCGCGGCCCCGATGGGCGGAGGCGGCGGAGGCGGCTGCTGCGGAGGCGGCGGCTGCGGTTAG